The sequence gctgtgtcaaccaaAAGGAACtgaacctttgattttagtgttgtaaatgcaaacaagaataagtcagtaaatatatataattaccacatAAAATAATGCAACAGGAATGATTCAGTAAAGACCCATAATTACTATGTAACGTTGAATAACTGGAATGGCtcagtaataattaaaataatatcattagaTAATTACGTGAAACAAAAATGACTAGATTATGAGACACTCATAATAAACCACAAAATGTCTTTTGGAATTGTGTAGGACAAACACTGTATTGCAATATGTGTAAAaattctgttatgatattaaatttttGATGTAATTATTATGTTCCTTTATTTTGTTTGACATTTATAACAACATATCCAACTGAAGCATTTCTGAACCATTGTGAAAAAGGAACATTCTGTGAAGGacttttacattttgaaaaattagattttgttagatcaatgttatttttataccttttaagacaaaattccataaaaaaaaaaaagagtaatatcCCTTATATTTATGTCAACATTAATAAGTACCTGTAGTGTGGTCACCATTCAGTGATCCCATAGGACCCCTTATCCTTTTCCACAAAGTCAATCTTGGATCAATTTGATTTGACATATGACAGTAGTCCAGTTCAAAATCACACTTGTTTGGAGGAACATCAGGTACAGGAGGCCGAGTCATTCCTGATGGTAGGCATAACACCACCAATCAAGCATTGTAATAGAATATGCATGTtcactgacacacacacacacacacacacacatttagcaagtttttttactttcttttcaatgaaaacatttcttttaaaaactgtACATTTTTAAGTGATTTTATCATCATCTTTAATAAAATGGTACTAATTGATGTAATATTGAAGACAGTGttcattaatgatatattttacttattagcTTACTGATAGTACCATCACACTCATAGAGTTTCTTTATTCTTCTTACGTCAGTGTCAGACAGTTGAACTTTAGATGAGACTGGTAAAATGGTGACATTTTCCTGTATTGCCTTCATAGTCTCAGACACACCATCTTTGGAAAAGGTGTACAACCCATACATCATGATGGAGTCATAATCAAAGGCTTCACCAAGTAAGTTATTATCCCATATGTCAAACTTTTGGAAATTAGACTTTTGATCTGAAAGATCATATGGGTAATATCAGAAGTATCCATGatcaaaaacaaatgataaaaataaagtgtacattattacatcataataaattatattaaatatcttaaGTGAAAAAGCTGGTTAATGAAAAGTGATTCTTAGATCAAAACTTTAACCCAAAATCTCTGGTTAATAAGGCCAGTGCTCTACCATTGAACTGTCCAAGAGTGCAAGTCATACATTTAAAACAACACTGATGTGAATGTTACCTATCATACGTTTCATACTCTACTATCGATAAATATACCCGAGAAACCGAGATTTTTAGgaataatgaaaagaaacaatgaaGAATTAGCAATTTGACAAACCTTCAATAATATTCTCCcacataatttgaatatattcatCTCTATCAGAGCGACTATGCTCGTGCCAAAACCCTATGACATGCATTAATTCATGTATGATTATCCCTGCAGCAAAGCATGTGTTATCCAGAGAAACTTGTTGAGAACCGCCTTGACGACCAACAAAAGACCAACACCTACAGGAACAATACACATTGATAATTAGCCTAACAATGTTAATAGAAATATGGGTTATTCGGTGTCCTAACAttcttgtttaatttatgttataGAACCTGTAACTCAGAAAACTTCtcaatacatgtatatacaaaattttaattgcTTGATATGtgtacaaacaaaaactaaatctaATCCAAAACAATCTTGTTAGCTACGTAATCCCTGATGTTGTGCTATGAGAATGTGGTCATAACACAGTGTAGCTAACCCTCTATGACCATATCTAGGCTATTTATAGTACAAATCAATTGTTAATAACTCAAGGCTAGATACTCcaaaataaaaatctaattatCTCCATATTTCTGCAGTTTCCAACATTGTGTAAGCTCTGATAGTCtgtattttcattacaaaaaaaaaagaaacatgcaaaagttatacaataaaaattatcaaaaatattttggaacTATAGCCTTATCACTTCTGACAAACTTTAAACTCAGTATATAATGTTCttcaggaaaacaaaatattaataataataattttcaatttcaTCAAGTCaaaattttttattctatttttgagTAGAAAATTTGATAATGGGTGAACTTCCTTAAGTTTAATCAACATTTTATTCAAAGGTTATTTGTAATGACAAGTTAGTGAAATTTGTATGAGATTTCCAGAAATAgcatatatataattcatttggTGTACGAGGGCTAAGTTAACCCCTAAATAAAGTTTTTACCTTGAGATAATACTTTAAgaataaaattcacaaaatatttccatAGAAAAACTAGtgcttttagttttaaaaaattctggaaaataaatattgtttccatttttttttcactatgtgtatgaaaaacaaaattacacataATCTCCCCTTCTACTAGGTTGTCctgaaataaatgttgtttttggaCTGCAGAGTTTGGAAAAgtgtaaaccagtgttgtaaaacatgctttaatcaaagtaagcactatttgcttcaacacacttttgccaacgtgtaactaTTCTGTTTATAACCCTGCTggagaaatcagagtttctatggccAATGAACTCCCTAAAAGCTTTGTCTGCAgttgcctggttttgaaagtgtttattgttcaaaaaagttgtcaaagtgcttgaaaaaatgaaaatatgtaggagaaaggtctggggaataaagtggatgaggcagaaccttaATTCccaattcatttaatttttaaagcatcATCCTTGACTGGTCACATAatgctgattttgttgatcttcagtcaactCATGTGAAACCCACGTATCAGACTTTTATCatctttccaatcacactcaggtggttggcaacacttgatttgcttgtgcctagcttttctgcaagctcaggTACTGTTGTGCAAAGGTCcatctcaactgcttcccttaatgttttttcatctaaggatggcttcctttgataacctttgtggtcttcaagactttcatctccctGTCAAAACATTTGGAAGGAAAAACAGATGAAAGTCCTTGTCCACGCTGCATTGGGGGTtacaaaacttactctgagtagagttgaaacagcagacaattaagacaccttgtaggcaataaacattggattaaaccaaccaaatacaagttacttaatattcaatttctaaatgtcattgtgagaattccaacatttatttctggacaaccaaCCTAATATTTCCACTGCTATATGAACATATTCACATTAATTAATCTATAAATAGTCAAGCATACACTTTATTTAAATCAGATGGCATAAGCAAGGCAACAATGTAACCATTCTAGAGGAAAATTACTTCATTTTCTGcaaggataataataataatatgacatATGAGAAGGGAAAGATTCTcatttatataacattatgagcACCCCTGTAGCATTAGAACATATTAATCAGGTTTTGGTACCAAATTCTGGGTGTCAAAAGTaccattattttgaaattttacttaaaattggAATTATTGAAGAGACTTTTAAATCAATTGCAAAGTTGGGGCTTGTGCAGATTGCTTATATCAGTCTCCATGCATGACAGGACTGGGACTTGTGCAGGATGCTTACATCAGTCTCCATACATGGCTGTAGCCTGTGCAGGATGTCCACCTGAAGCTCTGTGCATGGCTGGAGGTTGTGCAGGATAACCACCTCAGGCTCCATGCATGGCTGGAGGTTGTGCAGGATGACCACCTCAGGCTCCATGCATGGCTGGAGGTTGTGCAGGATGACCACCTCAGGCTCCATGCATGGCTGGAGGTTGTGCAGGATGACCACCTCAGGCTCCATGCATGGCTGGAGGTTGTGCAGGATGACCACCTCAGGCTCCATGCATGGCTGGAGGTTGTGCAAGATGTCCACCTCAAGTTCCATGCATGACTGGATGTTGTGCAAGGTGTTTGCTTATTTATGTGGCCAACACacaaagtgaaatataaattattttattacaatgatGTGGCTTATAGAAAATATTCATAAAGAGAAAGCTACTTTCCTCTTCTGTTTTTAAGGATACTGGCTTTCTGGGACAAGCAAAGATTATTGTAATAGAGATCTATTGAAATACAGTTCCATACAAAGTTTCTGATGAAGCACAAATGTCACTGTTGAGGTAGGAAATGCCTTTGTTTTCAGCAGGTGAATGataattattttgtctttatctggaacagttctatttaagtAGTCATCTCATCTTCAGTAACTGGTTTGGAgtgtaattaatattacattctGACCAGAACAAGTCATCTACTTAAAATGAAATATCAACCTGATAATGAGTATGTGATACTGACCAAAAATTGAGAAGGCTCTTTTTTTTCAATCACTTGCATCatatgtttgtgaataaagtggCTTCTTTATTTCAAAAGCATATAACTCTGTCAGTCTCTCTTCCTTTGATTAGTCTGGTgcaattaaattttgttatatttcttttcaaataacTTATTAATGTGGCCTTGACTACTAGTTTCAACATTATCTGAGAATTGCTATAATAGAATATTTCAAaccaaattataaatttttatgacTGTAAACTCatgatacacaattaaaaatatcagtttacAAAACCACAATTCACCAATTGATACTAGATGTACTTGCAAATGGTCTCCAAaagcattatattttttatttcttgtttttgaagttctTATGTTATGCTGTGTATAGCCTATagaatgcataattcttctcatgattcatggcataTGTAAATTTTATTGACAATACAAATTGTAATGGTAAGCATCCCTTATGTGACATTATTCTACTGCCTACTAACTAACTAATATACAACACACTACTGGATAACACATAAGCTATTAAAACAGATGACTCTTCCTTTTATGGAAATAATTTACTTATGCATCCACATACACATGGTGAGtggagaaattaaaaatattcactaGTTTTAATCTGGATGGTTCTTTACTCAGGATAATTTTTTTGCTAGCATTATTTGGGTTATCTTAATTAACACCACATCTATCTGAGATATAGGTTCCACACTTACTCTCATATTTAATAGtggtttttgttttacaaaataatgttttgctGTCACCTAACTTATATCTGGTCTCTTTCTTTGTGCTATACTCAGCCAAAGTAAGAGTTAATCAGATTTCTGCTCTGTAATACATTCTCCAGTGAGCTTCCAATTAACCAGTGGTTCTTACTCAATTACTCTAAAGGAAATTAGACTTTGAGGATActatatttaaaccaaattaatcacaatgtaatgttaaaagatgaacattattctaaaaattattttcgTAAAAAAATCACAGTTTTTTAGATGTCAGTAATTGAATGTGTTCTGAAAGTGACAGGTTAAGTTAGTAAACTTACTCTTCCTGAAGGGAattgttaatacattttttactttccTCATAAACTTATGATCTctgatattaattgtttgttttttggatattTGTCAAGGGCTATTTCTATTAGTTTTCCATAACTTTGAACTGATAACTTGCCAACAACATCTCACTTGAGCTTTTATGTCTTATCAGTTAGCTGAATTTTACAGTCAACATTATAATGCACACAAAgtgtactttttttttccataacaGGATATGAAAGTTGGGCCTGCAGATCAGTAGTCTGATACACTAATGACTGGGTCACATTAGGCCTCAAATTAAAAACCTcatctttgtaacaaatgttaaattAGCAGTTTTGATCCCTTTCAGAGTTAtcttagaacaaaatatttacataatcttGTGTATAAACAATTTCATTAATCCTCAAACTCTGTGTCAAAAATCTCACCCTGTTTTCTTCGTCAGGAAGGCATAATCTCTTGTTTCTGGTTCACGTTGTTTAAATCTTATGCATTTGATTTGGGTATGTATAGTCTCCATGGCTTTTGTTATATCATCTTTTATGCTGtctgaaaacataaacataatgtttaaGGATAACAAGAAGCTTACTGGCCTATATAGGTCATCCCATCAACAAtactaaactttaaataaaacattcaatgtCTGCCattaacatttcaaatgtttaagaaGCTTTTCCTTAAACAAATTCAtccaaaagaaacacatttaaaaGACCTAACAAAGATATTTTACCCAATATGACTCCTACccttccaaaatttatatttgtgtctccttGACTTACCAGTAAGTAATAAAGCAACCTGCAGCACAGAGTCAGTGCCCCTTACATCCTTAAAGAATTCAATCAGATCCTCTGTAATTCTTCTTTTCTCAAAACAGATCAAACAATTTAAAATCCTAACTTCTCTTTGTCTGATAACCCTTTCACCACAAGCACCATACTAGTAACCCTTTCCAATAAATCAATGTTCTTTCTACAATAAGGAACCCTAGATGAACACAATAGTCCAACTGTGGCctatacaacaaaattatatctTCTTTAGGCTTGTATTCAGTAGTTATGTAGATACAACCTTCAAATACTATCTGCCATTCCACgagcaacagcacactgtttggatAATTTGAAAGACTGGTCAATCACTACACCCAGATCCCTTTCTTACACAACACTGTTACAGTTAATccaatccaaattatacttataattcatattataataaGTGACATGCATTATATTGCAATTATCATAATTGAAagtcatctgccatttatttgcctgACTCACCAAATAATCTAAATTCTTCTGTGAAGCAGCAACTTCCtcctcacagccagcaacacccaagatctTGATATAATCATCTAATTTAAGCAAATGATTAACCttttcttcatctatgtcattactTGAACCAAATGACCAAACAGTCTTGTTCCTTTTATTGTATTCACAGTAACTGTGACTCATGTTATTAATAATGActtattaaatacaatgtaagACAACTGTACACAATCACAATCATGTGATGTTATTAATATAACCATTTTAAACCATGTGAAGCATAAATTGTTAATACTGACATATTAGAACAGACAATGTGAAAATCTATATATTCTAGGCTACCATCTTAAACATTCTGTATTAAAGAATACAAGTGAAATTTGTTATTTAAGatcttatttgaaaataaattcatgTTAAAAACATCTTACCTAAAGATGCATCTATGTCATAGTAAACCACACCTTCTGGCCACAAGAAGCTTTCAACCACAACAGCTgaataaacctaaaaataatttgttttcaagtgaAGTTTCTAATCCTCAAAAACTACTTCTTTGTTAATTGTAAGGCATGAGAAAAAAAATGTGccaaacactttattttaaataaattatttcaaacccAGAGTAGATACAGTTGTTTGTAACAGgaaaattattatattcaaagttaccGAGTTCCATAATTTCCCCAAATATACATGTGGTTGAAATTGTgtggaatggacggcaactgcttgtTATGGAGATACAAGtgcagaggacgacgttttgaaaatCTTTCgcttttcgtcttcaggtcagaaAGGCAGAAGATTTTTGAAACGTCGTCCCCTACATTTATggctccacaacaggcagttgccatccattctacaaagtttcatcatgaaaactctgcctaaacaatctatcataGAATACATGTGGTTACTTTAGATATCTCCcacaaataacgtttttttttgttgttttttttttgtcgaaTGTTTCCATAAACGTTTATGGAGTCCACAGCATTGCGTTGTTATAAGACGTATGTCCCATAAACTAAAATGCACaaatactttacattttttttacttactttttttcTGTCAGCTACTGCTATATCCCCTTGGAAAAATCCTGCAATACAAAAAtttattgtgtaaaaataatcaaaactttgAGTATGAAAGACATGTATTTAGATTTCCAAACGTAATTTAGTATTTTGGCTTACTACGCTTAAACTGAATAACAACGCCTGGTTTACTTAAAAACTGTGAATTAACAAACACTACATATTTGTCACTAGTTGGCCGAAAGTTATGtatattcataattaatgaaaagttattttagaacatgaaaagttgcttctgttacgcaataggcccggcatggcctaggtgggttaaggtgttcgactcgtaatctcagggtcgcgggttcgaatccccgtcgcaccaaacatgctcgctctttcagccgtggaaggcTATTGAATAATGAGAACTGGTTCATCCAATTTTGAAGTAAACGATCTGAGTGTGATGTTTCAAGTATGAGGAGTTATGGTGAGAACATGAGTGTATTATGAGCACGGGACGTGACCTATCTGAAAAGTATATTCACGGATATTAAGAAATCTTAAATGAGCATGCTCCAGAGGATTGACAGCGATTTTTGCCAATAAAGTAATTCTTTTTTCATAAAGTACCTGCAAATCATACCTTGCTTGAAAGCAACAAAAACAGAGTCCTGAAATGACCCACTACAACTTAAACCTTATGTCTGaaagaaatttcaactgataaaTACTACAGTATAAATACAATATGCCATACATATTACCAGAGGTTGAAATATATCCCAAAATGTactagtaatataataataatataaataaatgatatcaACATGATCTTACCCGTATTCTCAAAGCCTTCATCTCTGTTTGCTGTAAAGGAATAAAAAACGAGTATAATAAGTCATCTAGGcaatttctgttttaattaaaaaatctcacatttttctctgaaaatatatattaataaatataaaaattgtttcgAATGTTCAAGAAATGTATAAgtagacataaaacattttttaatgtttaacaaatatacGAGTTGTACGTAATCTAAGCATCCtcatttaatttaatgttaacagCACATTACACTGTTCAATGAGCTGCTCTGGCACAAGGAGTCAATACCTTGCTGTATACTAGTGCTATCTGCACGAAACGGATCTTTGATAACAAGCATTATTTTCTTCTGTATGTCACACGAGCTCCacgtttatcatttttgtttattttaaaaccaggaggttagggcgttcgactcttagccgtgggggcgtcataatgtgacggtcaatcccactattcgttggtaaaaaagtagctcaagagttggcggtgggtggtgatgactagttaccttccctgttgtcttacactgctaaattaggaacagctagcgcagatagccctcgtgtagctttgcgtgaaattcaaaaaaataaaccaaactaagaAAAGTGTAATACATTTGGGTCACTCTGGTGGTATTAAGATTGAAAACTGGATATACTCCATACCTTATTCGTCATTAAGTATAGTGTAGTTCAACCAATTTTTTGTTCACTTTGGAGTAACCAGCGAAAAGTAAAAATCAGACTTACTGCAAACTTGGCACTATTATTTTGACCTTACAGCACAAGTAGTCACCATAAAATGTAAGaggatgaaaattaaaaaaaaaatcgagatAAATATCTACACCATAAGCATCTTTTTCATTAATCATATAAATAAACTAGATTACGAAGCTGCTTCGTGTGTGTTAAACTAAGTTTTTATTTTGGTCATAGACTGAGCATGGTCTAATGGTTAGCATGTCAAACTTCGGACGAACAGTTTACGGCTCAAAAAAAAGTTGCAGCTGACCATTCTTCGCAATTTCAATCATAGTTACATTAAAAAAGTGGCAGCTAATTCTTTATTCGAATCATAAAGCAAGGCATAGCTTTTTTAGTAGTAGGTAACTCTGTTCAATAGTCCAGAATTAAAGACAGATACCTGAACTAAACTACAGGGATATCTGTATCTAGGAcgactagtatgggtattaacacttttactaataaaacagaagacaacgtttcgaccttcttagttcATCTTCCGGTgaacttaagaaggtcgaaacgttgttttcattttattagtaaaagttttaatacccataccagtcgtcctagatacatttttacttcaagtgagtttctcatcatcacgaattaCAGGGTTCTTTAACCAAGGTTAAGCCCCCTATCGCATTAGGTGTTATTATGGTTGattgttttatgatattaaataatttaaagcagCCTGTTAAAGAGGCCGTTTGTCAGACAATAATGTGGATACTGACTGGTGACAAAATAAATAAGAGAGAAACGTGCGACTAAGTAATGAAGATGTCATCGATAGAAATGATTATAAAAAAGTGTAACGAAACATTGTATAACATTCCATTTTTACTGCATTGAATTTATAGAACAAAGTTTTCGCacattttcaaaagtaaatacatcAAAATGGATATGTAATAAATGTCATCTTTATAAACTTTTTCAGTGTGTGTGcgtgtctttcttatagcaaagccacatcaggctatctgctgagcccaccgaggggaatcgagctcctgattttagcgctgtaagtccataTACTtgccactgtactagcaggggctaTTTTTCAGTGAGGGAGCAAACTTTTAAACTTTGGTTCTTCGTGTTATAAGCCATCAGAATCCTCGCTATGCCAGTAAGGgctaaatatttatgaaataaataattatttagtaggtaaatttattttttgat comes from Tachypleus tridentatus isolate NWPU-2018 chromosome 12, ASM421037v1, whole genome shotgun sequence and encodes:
- the LOC143235469 gene encoding meprin A subunit beta-like — protein: METIHTQIKCIRFKQREPETRDYAFLTKKTGCWSFVGRQGGSQQVSLDNTCFAAGIIIHELMHVIGFWHEHSRSDRDEYIQIMWENIIEDQKSNFQKFDIWDNNLLGEAFDYDSIMMYGLYTFSKDGVSETMKAIQENVTILPVSSKVQLSDTDVRRIKKLYECDGTIRMTRPPVPDVPPNKCDFELDYCHMSNQIDPRLTLWKRIRGPMGSLNGDHTTGEGVYLVYDVKNSNFYAARLISSYYKTHNRQDGCLTFFYHLSGSGALQIYYQTETSASLIFHNSSTTFEWQQKSVNVHFLQVFRFIFEAHTALHGSQHGLVGLDDVEFTWKKCNQ